Proteins co-encoded in one Dreissena polymorpha isolate Duluth1 chromosome 12, UMN_Dpol_1.0, whole genome shotgun sequence genomic window:
- the LOC127852635 gene encoding heat shock 70 kDa protein 12A-like gives MSIEYLKDQLLEAIKLQTPDIKESDIQIVLTVLAIWDVGATQFMREAAEKAGIHNERLMLAFESEVAALWCALHYKSDFEQLIGSRYIVIDLGGGTADITVHERPSDNAIKLIHQPSGGAWGGVKVDEQFYQYLEKVLGNGVIEELRKNNLDDYYKLLRTFESKKRVDSIISARLTLTLPHALLKITKDKRKQTDQSGETKGDRIMIDPATVKGWFDIVVEPLIKQLNHLMKKDVVADIETIMLVGGFAECKYVQKRLKEELKNRKLIVPPEAVSVIAVYKSVSENPKYITGIGCTRIGTLWIENNKDIPLHMQEKEVTFMFGNTEIFVYVKQTETGREERLTLDCL, from the exons ATGTCGATAGAGTATTTAAAAGATCAACTACTTGAAGCAATCAAACTCCAAACACCCGATATAAAAGAAAGCGATATACAAATTGTCCTTACCGTACTAGCAATATGGGATGTTGGGGCAACACAATTCATGAGAGAGGCCGCAGAAAAA GCAGGCATCCACAACGAGAGACTTATGTTGGCCTTTGAATCAGAAGTCGCAGCTTTGTGGTGTGCACTGCATTATAAAAGCGATTTTGAGCAGTTAATTGGGTCCAGATACATTGTGATTGACCTAGGAG GAGGCACGGCAGACATAACAGTGCACGAGCGACCGTCAGACAATGCAATCAAGTTGATACACCAACCAAGTGGCGGGGCATGGGGTGGTGTCAAAGTCGACGAACAGTTCTATCAGTACTTAGAAAAGGTACTCGGAAATGGCGTAATAGAAGAGTTACGCAAGAACAATCTAGATGATTACTATAAGCTGTTGAGAACATTTGAAAGTAAAAAACGAGTCGATTCAATTATTTCCGCTCGTTTAACGCTCACGTTACCGCACGCATTGTTAAAAATCACTAAGGACAAAAGAAAACAAACCGATCAATCTGGAGAAACAAAAGGAGACAGAATAATGATTGACCCAGCAACTGTAAAGGGATGGTTTGACATTGTTGTCGAGCCGCTTATTAAGCAACTTAACCATCTTATGAAGAAAGACGTAGTTGCAGATATTGAAACGATAATGCTTGTCGGGGGATTTGCAGAATGCAAATATGTGCAAAAAAGACTTAAAGAAGAATTGAAGAACCGAAAATTGATAGTTCCTCCTGAAGCAG TCTCTGTCATTGCGGTCTATAAATCTGTTTCTGAGAACCCTAAATACATTACCGGAATTGGATGTACCCGCATTGGAACATTATGGATAGAGAACAATAAAGATATTCCGCTCCACATGCAGGAAAAAGAGGTCACATTTATGTTCGGCAATACCGAGATATTTGTGTATGTAAAGCAAACAGAGACAGGGCGGGAAGAGAGGCTTACACTAGATTGCCTGTAG